The proteins below come from a single Desulfitobacterium metallireducens DSM 15288 genomic window:
- a CDS encoding aspartyl-phosphate phosphatase Spo0E family protein encodes MEKRLLKRIEALRKKLNQLGLTHNLVDDEVVAVSQQLDQLLNQYQRITVYQQLSFW; translated from the coding sequence ATGGAAAAAAGGCTTTTGAAGAGAATAGAGGCGTTGCGAAAAAAGCTGAATCAATTGGGCTTAACCCATAATCTTGTCGATGATGAAGTTGTCGCAGTAAGTCAACAACTTGATCAATTATTAAATCAATATCAAAGAATAACTGTTTATCAACAATTAAGTTTTTGGTGA
- a CDS encoding YbaB/EbfC family nucleoid-associated protein, which translates to MGYKGGMGNMGNMGNMLKQAQKLQEEMAKAQEELKTKTVEASVGGGAVQVVVSGKMELIELKIKPEAVDPEDVEMLEDMIKAAVNEGFRKVEEMTASEMGKLTGGLKIPGLF; encoded by the coding sequence ATGGGTTATAAAGGTGGTATGGGGAATATGGGCAATATGGGTAATATGTTAAAACAAGCCCAAAAACTTCAGGAAGAAATGGCAAAAGCTCAAGAGGAGCTAAAAACAAAGACGGTTGAGGCTTCTGTTGGGGGAGGCGCTGTCCAAGTTGTCGTCAGTGGGAAAATGGAACTTATTGAATTGAAAATTAAGCCAGAGGCTGTTGATCCAGAAGATGTTGAAATGCTCGAAGATATGATTAAGGCGGCTGTCAATGAGGGCTTCCGGAAAGTCGAAGAAATGACTGCCTCAGAGATGGGTAAGCTGACCGGTGGACTAAAAATTCCTGGATTGTTTTAA
- the recR gene encoding recombination mediator RecR has translation MDFLNYPQPLADLISGLSRLPGIGPKTAGRLAFYLLQQPQIAESLADAIHNAMENIKECSICSNYTEQDPCPICTSEKRDSSLLCIVEQPRDVAALEKTREFKGRYHVLHGVISPLEGIGPEQLTVSQLLNRLEGIKEVVMALNPTVEGEATSIYLSKLLKPIGIKVTRIAHGLPVGGDLEYADEVTIARALEGRRLL, from the coding sequence ATGGACTTTTTAAATTATCCGCAACCTTTAGCGGATCTTATCTCAGGGCTTTCGAGACTCCCCGGAATAGGGCCGAAAACGGCCGGGCGTTTAGCCTTCTATCTTTTGCAGCAACCTCAAATCGCAGAATCACTAGCTGATGCGATCCACAATGCCATGGAGAACATTAAAGAGTGTTCTATTTGTTCAAACTACACGGAACAAGATCCTTGTCCCATTTGCACCAGTGAAAAAAGAGATTCTTCACTTCTTTGTATTGTAGAGCAGCCAAGAGACGTTGCCGCTCTTGAAAAAACGAGAGAATTTAAAGGTAGATATCATGTTTTACACGGGGTTATATCTCCATTAGAAGGAATTGGGCCTGAGCAATTAACGGTTTCCCAACTCCTTAATCGACTAGAGGGGATTAAGGAAGTTGTTATGGCATTGAATCCAACCGTCGAAGGAGAGGCAACCTCAATCTATTTATCCAAGCTTTTAAAACCTATTGGAATTAAGGTCACGCGTATTGCTCATGGTTTACCGGTAGGCGGAGACTTGGAGTACGCAGATGAAGTCACGATTGCACGTGCTTTGGAAGGCCGTCGATTACTATAA
- a CDS encoding pro-sigmaK processing inhibitor BofA family protein produces MTFLFLGLFVVLMGLVVRTSLGKPNLLLKLSIHILGGIVGLWIFDLILSVLGFGIPINIFTIFIVGLLGFPGVLALAGLQAFGI; encoded by the coding sequence ATGACTTTTTTGTTTTTAGGTCTTTTTGTTGTTTTGATGGGACTAGTTGTTCGCACGAGCTTAGGAAAGCCTAATTTATTGCTTAAATTGTCGATTCATATTCTTGGTGGTATTGTGGGATTATGGATCTTTGATCTTATTTTAAGTGTCTTAGGTTTTGGAATTCCGATTAATATATTTACAATTTTTATTGTAGGGTTATTAGGTTTCCCAGGTGTTTTAGCACTTGCTGGGCTTCAGGCATTTGGAATTTAA
- the tadA gene encoding tRNA adenosine(34) deaminase TadA: protein MSHQDWMRMALEQAKIAYDLGEVPIGAVVIQDNKVIALAHNEKEQRQDPTAHAEVLAVQRATEKLGTWRLSDATLYVTLEPCPMCAGALVQSRLRTLVFGASDLKGGAVGSVMNVLDFSRWNHRVEVVAGILEEDCSAILKNFFRQRR from the coding sequence ATGAGTCATCAAGATTGGATGCGCATGGCATTAGAACAGGCCAAGATTGCGTATGATTTAGGAGAAGTTCCAATTGGCGCAGTTGTAATTCAAGATAATAAAGTTATAGCTCTAGCCCATAATGAGAAAGAGCAAAGGCAAGATCCGACAGCTCATGCTGAGGTTTTGGCCGTACAAAGAGCTACTGAAAAGTTAGGGACTTGGCGTTTATCTGATGCAACACTCTATGTTACTTTAGAACCTTGTCCTATGTGTGCAGGTGCTTTAGTTCAGTCGCGTTTGAGGACGCTCGTTTTTGGAGCTAGCGATCTTAAAGGCGGTGCAGTCGGATCAGTAATGAATGTTCTAGACTTTAGCCGTTGGAATCATCGCGTAGAAGTTGTAGCAGGTATTCTTGAAGAAGACTGTTCAGCTATATTGAAGAATTTTTTTCGTCAGCGACGTTAG
- a CDS encoding MFS transporter codes for MLNISSRIDQLPNTPMFRRILMLTGIGWMFDAMDQGMVSGVMAAIGKDWALTAGQLGLLGSSAMLGMALGAAFSGMAADKWGRRTVIMWTLIIYGVGSGLSGFSINFPMLLILRFLTGFGLGGELPAASTLVSEFSPTKSRGRNVILLESFWAWGWIAAALVAYLLIPVYGWRVAFWVGALPALFAAYLRRAVPESPRYLESVGKFDEADALIRKMENQAGITAKQKDSPLNQQIHVNNERVSFLDFWSRKYIKNTILLWLIWFGINFGYYGFVLWTPTLLLGKGFTLVKSFEFTLIMCLAQLPGYFSAAYLVERVGRKMVLSVYFAGTAIAAWLFGHAGSINEVLLFGCLLYFFSLGAWGCVYAYTPEVYPTAARASGSGWAAAFGRLGAFVAPFIVPVVYKSYGTQLGYTYVFIMLTAVFAFVSVIVAIFGKETMGKSLEEISDDKIDSLENTGK; via the coding sequence ATGTTAAATATTTCGTCGCGAATCGATCAATTACCAAATACACCTATGTTTCGAAGAATCTTGATGTTGACTGGGATTGGCTGGATGTTCGATGCTATGGACCAAGGTATGGTGTCTGGTGTTATGGCAGCTATCGGCAAGGACTGGGCACTAACCGCAGGGCAATTAGGTTTACTCGGAAGTTCAGCAATGCTAGGTATGGCCTTAGGAGCTGCCTTCTCCGGTATGGCCGCGGACAAATGGGGTAGAAGAACCGTCATTATGTGGACTCTAATTATTTATGGCGTTGGCAGTGGCCTATCCGGTTTTTCAATCAATTTTCCCATGCTTCTTATTTTAAGATTCTTAACAGGCTTTGGTCTTGGAGGTGAATTACCGGCTGCTTCTACCTTAGTTAGTGAATTTTCACCAACGAAGTCACGAGGGCGTAATGTCATTCTTCTAGAAAGTTTCTGGGCTTGGGGCTGGATTGCTGCTGCGCTTGTTGCCTACCTACTCATTCCCGTATATGGCTGGAGAGTGGCTTTTTGGGTCGGCGCTTTACCTGCACTTTTTGCAGCATATTTAAGAAGGGCAGTTCCCGAATCCCCACGGTATCTTGAATCTGTAGGAAAATTTGATGAAGCAGATGCTCTCATAAGAAAAATGGAGAATCAAGCTGGCATCACAGCTAAGCAAAAAGATTCTCCTCTTAACCAGCAAATTCATGTCAATAATGAACGAGTATCTTTCCTAGATTTCTGGTCAAGAAAATATATCAAAAATACAATTCTATTATGGTTAATTTGGTTTGGTATAAATTTTGGGTATTATGGCTTTGTCCTATGGACTCCAACCTTGTTATTGGGTAAGGGTTTTACCTTGGTTAAAAGCTTTGAATTTACACTGATTATGTGCCTAGCACAGTTACCTGGATATTTCAGTGCAGCTTACCTCGTTGAACGAGTTGGACGAAAAATGGTATTATCCGTATATTTCGCAGGCACAGCAATAGCAGCCTGGTTGTTTGGACACGCTGGAAGCATCAATGAAGTTCTTCTCTTTGGCTGCTTACTTTATTTCTTCAGTTTAGGCGCCTGGGGATGCGTATATGCCTATACCCCAGAAGTATATCCGACAGCTGCCAGAGCGAGCGGTTCGGGTTGGGCTGCTGCCTTCGGCCGTCTTGGTGCATTTGTAGCGCCATTTATTGTTCCCGTTGTTTATAAATCTTATGGAACTCAGCTCGGCTATACTTATGTTTTTATAATGTTGACTGCAGTATTTGCCTTCGTCTCTGTTATTGTTGCAATCTTTGGTAAAGAAACAATGGGCAAATCACTCGAAGAGATTAGTGATGATAAGATTGATTCACTTGAGAATACTGGAAAGTAA
- the serS gene encoding serine--tRNA ligase, whose amino-acid sequence MLDLKFVRTHPEMVREALNKRNSSLNLDEFLSHEENYRKVLFEVENLKAQRNTVSEEVGRRKKNREDAESLILEMREVGQKIKELEEKLNDLEQKMQAVLYEIPNIPHESVPVGPDEFANVQVRSWGSPRVFDFDPKAHYDVGENLNILDFARAAKVTGARFTFYRGLGAKLERALISFMLDRHTAKGYTEILPPYMVNRSSMFGTGQLPKFEEDAFKITGTDYFLIPTAEVPVTNLYRDEILDADMLPMYHCAYSACFRSEAGSAGRDTRGLIRQHQFNKVELVKFAFPENSYEELEKLTRDAEAILQELELPYRVMALSTGDIGFSSAKTYDLEVWLPSFNTYREISSCSNFEDFQARRANIRFRRGPKEKPEYVHTLNGSGLAIGRTVAAILENYQEKDGRVRVPKALQPYMGVEIIG is encoded by the coding sequence TTGCTAGATCTTAAGTTTGTACGAACTCATCCGGAAATGGTTAGGGAAGCGCTAAATAAGCGGAATTCATCCTTAAATTTGGACGAATTTTTAAGTCATGAGGAAAATTACCGAAAGGTACTTTTTGAGGTAGAAAACCTTAAGGCACAGCGTAATACAGTTTCTGAAGAAGTGGGTCGCCGTAAAAAAAACAGAGAAGATGCTGAATCACTGATTCTTGAGATGCGTGAAGTTGGGCAAAAAATAAAAGAGTTAGAAGAAAAACTCAATGACCTAGAACAAAAAATGCAGGCCGTTTTGTACGAAATTCCGAACATCCCACATGAGTCCGTACCAGTAGGTCCGGACGAATTTGCAAATGTTCAAGTCCGTTCTTGGGGAAGCCCAAGAGTGTTTGATTTTGATCCAAAGGCTCACTACGATGTCGGAGAAAACTTAAATATATTGGATTTTGCTCGAGCGGCTAAAGTGACGGGTGCACGGTTTACTTTTTATAGAGGATTAGGTGCTAAACTTGAGCGGGCCTTAATTAGCTTTATGTTAGATCGTCATACGGCTAAGGGATATACCGAAATTCTCCCGCCTTATATGGTCAACCGAAGTTCTATGTTTGGTACAGGACAACTCCCAAAATTTGAAGAGGATGCTTTTAAAATTACGGGGACAGATTATTTCTTGATTCCTACGGCTGAAGTACCCGTGACGAATTTATACCGTGATGAAATTCTTGATGCTGATATGCTTCCCATGTATCATTGTGCCTATAGCGCCTGTTTCAGATCGGAAGCGGGTTCAGCTGGACGGGATACCCGGGGGTTGATTCGCCAACATCAATTTAATAAGGTTGAGCTTGTAAAGTTTGCATTTCCAGAAAACTCTTATGAAGAGCTAGAAAAACTAACACGGGATGCAGAAGCGATTCTTCAAGAGTTGGAACTTCCTTATCGCGTTATGGCTCTCTCAACAGGAGATATAGGATTTAGTTCTGCAAAGACGTATGATTTAGAAGTTTGGCTTCCGAGTTTTAACACCTATCGTGAAATCTCGTCTTGTAGTAACTTTGAAGACTTCCAAGCAAGAAGAGCGAATATCCGTTTTCGTCGTGGACCAAAAGAAAAGCCGGAATATGTACATACCTTAAACGGTAGTGGTTTAGCTATTGGCCGAACCGTCGCGGCAATCCTCGAAAATTATCAGGAAAAAGATGGTCGAGTTCGGGTTCCTAAAGCTTTACAGCCATATATGGGTGTTGAAATAATCGGATAA
- the nifJ gene encoding pyruvate:ferredoxin (flavodoxin) oxidoreductase, whose translation MAKMKTMDGNEAAAHASYAFTEVATIFPITPSSTMAEFVDEWAAHDKKNIFGQAVKVVEMQSEAGAAGAVHGSLQAGALTTTYTASQGLLLMIPNMYKIAGELLPCVFHVSARALATHALSIFGDHQDVMSVRATGFAQLASNSVQEALDLGFIAHLATIKARVPFVHFFDGFRTSHEIQKIEVTDYEDVAKLLDRDAVAEFKARALNPEHPVLRGSAQNPDIYFQGREASNSFYEAIPDIVEHYMQEYKKITGREYHPFQYYGAEDADRVIIAMGSVCDTIEETIDYLMAKGEKVGVIKVHLFRPFSAKYLFNVLPKTVKKIAVLDRTKEPGSAGEPLYLDIKDAFYTSEVRPVIVGGRYGLGSKDTTPSQILAVYKNLNAAEPKNSFTIGIIDDVTHLSLPEDEFIDTAPEGTISCKFWGLGSDGTVGANKQAIKIIGDHTDMSAQAYFQYDSKKSGGTTISHVRFGKKAIKSPYYVIGADYIACHNQAYVGQYDLVKGLKKNGTFVLNTQWKPEDLEEKIPTSLKQYLAKNDINFYIIDAVSIGREIGLGSRINMIMQAAFFKLANVIPVDVAIGYLKESVIKAYGKKGQNIIDMNNAAIDRGVGSLVKVEIPASWATATDAQAEAAATKELPDFVKNLMIPMNAQEGDSLPVSAFAGIEDGTVPSGTAAYEKRGIAVMVPEWQMDNCIQCNQCSYVCPHAAIRPFLMNEEEAAQAPATFAGKKAIGKEAEGLQFRIQVDTLDCTGCGNCAEICPSKEKSLVMKLAPEQIEAQADNWEFALTLSDKSKRFDLFTVKNSQFAQPLLEFNGACPGCGETMNVKLLTQLFGDRMMIANATGCSSIWGGSSPSVPYTTNKEGKGPSWANSLFEDNAEFGYGMYLGVRQQRDKVAQLMTEAIATDISAELKEAFQEWIKSMNDGDESKVASAKVLALLNNYEGDNGLLKDIYARKDQFVKKSQWIVGGDGWAYDIGYGGLDHVLASGDDVNILVMDTEVYSNTGGQSSKATPRAAVAKFAAAGKKIRKKDLGMMAMSYGYVYVAQIAIGANMAQALKAIKEAEAYKGPSLIIAYAPCINHGLKVGMSKSLNESKNAVESGYWHLYRFNPDLEDQGKNPFALDSKEPTKPFRDFIMGEVRYTSLLKTFPETAEELFNGAEKYAKVRYDSYKRLADQKWD comes from the coding sequence ATGGCAAAAATGAAAACCATGGATGGTAATGAAGCGGCAGCACATGCGTCGTATGCGTTTACAGAAGTCGCAACCATCTTCCCCATCACGCCTTCTTCGACGATGGCCGAATTTGTAGACGAATGGGCTGCTCATGACAAGAAGAACATTTTTGGACAGGCTGTTAAGGTTGTAGAAATGCAATCTGAAGCTGGTGCTGCTGGTGCGGTTCATGGCTCTCTCCAAGCAGGTGCGTTGACAACTACATATACAGCTTCTCAAGGTTTACTCCTCATGATTCCAAACATGTATAAAATAGCTGGAGAATTACTGCCATGCGTTTTCCATGTTAGTGCACGTGCTTTAGCAACTCATGCGCTTTCTATTTTTGGCGATCATCAAGACGTTATGTCTGTTCGGGCTACTGGCTTTGCTCAACTTGCTTCTAATAGTGTTCAAGAAGCCCTAGATTTAGGATTTATTGCTCATTTAGCTACGATTAAAGCACGTGTTCCGTTCGTCCATTTCTTCGATGGTTTCCGGACATCCCATGAAATTCAAAAGATTGAAGTCACAGATTATGAAGATGTTGCTAAACTCTTAGACCGTGATGCTGTTGCAGAATTTAAGGCTCGTGCCTTGAATCCGGAACATCCTGTACTTCGCGGTTCTGCTCAAAACCCGGATATTTATTTCCAAGGCCGTGAAGCTTCAAACAGCTTCTATGAGGCAATCCCAGATATTGTTGAGCATTATATGCAAGAATACAAAAAAATCACGGGCCGTGAATATCATCCTTTCCAATATTATGGTGCTGAAGATGCTGACCGTGTCATCATTGCCATGGGTTCCGTCTGCGATACCATTGAAGAAACAATCGATTATTTGATGGCTAAAGGAGAAAAAGTTGGGGTTATTAAAGTTCACCTCTTCCGCCCGTTCTCCGCTAAATATTTATTCAACGTTTTACCGAAAACGGTGAAGAAGATTGCAGTTCTTGATCGTACAAAAGAACCTGGTTCTGCAGGTGAACCTCTCTATCTTGATATCAAAGATGCGTTCTATACAAGTGAAGTGCGTCCGGTAATTGTGGGTGGACGTTATGGTTTAGGTTCTAAAGACACTACACCTTCTCAAATCTTGGCTGTCTATAAAAACCTTAATGCAGCAGAACCTAAAAACAGTTTCACCATCGGAATTATCGATGATGTAACCCATTTATCCTTGCCTGAAGATGAATTCATTGATACAGCACCGGAAGGAACAATTTCTTGTAAATTCTGGGGGTTGGGTTCTGATGGTACAGTCGGTGCGAATAAACAAGCCATCAAAATTATTGGTGACCACACCGATATGTCTGCTCAAGCCTATTTCCAATATGATAGTAAGAAATCTGGAGGTACTACGATTTCTCACGTTCGTTTTGGTAAGAAAGCGATTAAATCTCCCTATTATGTTATTGGGGCAGACTACATTGCTTGTCATAATCAAGCCTATGTTGGCCAATATGACTTAGTTAAAGGCTTGAAGAAGAACGGAACTTTCGTTCTTAACACGCAATGGAAACCGGAAGATCTGGAAGAAAAAATTCCTACTTCTTTAAAACAATACCTTGCGAAAAATGATATCAACTTCTATATCATTGATGCTGTTTCAATTGGCCGTGAGATTGGTTTGGGTTCCCGTATCAATATGATCATGCAAGCGGCTTTCTTTAAGCTCGCTAACGTGATTCCTGTTGATGTAGCGATTGGCTACCTTAAAGAATCCGTTATTAAAGCTTATGGTAAAAAAGGTCAAAACATTATTGACATGAATAATGCTGCGATTGATCGCGGAGTTGGTTCTCTCGTTAAGGTAGAAATCCCTGCTTCTTGGGCTACAGCAACGGACGCACAAGCAGAAGCTGCGGCAACCAAAGAATTACCGGATTTTGTCAAGAATCTTATGATTCCTATGAATGCACAAGAAGGAGATAGCCTTCCTGTCAGCGCTTTTGCTGGTATTGAGGATGGTACAGTTCCTTCTGGCACTGCTGCGTATGAAAAACGTGGGATTGCTGTCATGGTTCCCGAATGGCAAATGGATAATTGTATCCAATGTAACCAATGTTCCTATGTCTGCCCGCATGCTGCAATTCGTCCTTTCTTAATGAATGAAGAAGAAGCAGCTCAAGCCCCTGCAACCTTTGCTGGCAAAAAGGCGATCGGTAAAGAAGCAGAAGGTCTCCAATTCCGTATTCAAGTGGACACACTCGATTGCACTGGTTGTGGAAACTGTGCTGAAATCTGTCCATCTAAGGAAAAATCTCTTGTTATGAAGCTTGCACCAGAGCAAATTGAAGCTCAAGCAGATAACTGGGAATTTGCACTTACGCTTTCCGATAAGAGCAAACGTTTTGACTTATTCACAGTTAAGAATAGTCAATTTGCACAACCTCTTCTCGAATTCAATGGTGCTTGCCCAGGTTGCGGTGAAACGATGAATGTTAAGCTTCTCACCCAACTCTTTGGTGATCGTATGATGATTGCTAATGCAACAGGTTGTAGCTCCATTTGGGGCGGTAGTTCACCTTCCGTTCCTTATACCACGAACAAAGAAGGTAAAGGTCCAAGCTGGGCAAACTCTCTGTTCGAAGATAATGCTGAGTTCGGTTATGGTATGTATCTTGGTGTTCGTCAACAACGTGATAAAGTAGCACAATTGATGACCGAAGCTATCGCTACTGATATCAGCGCTGAGCTTAAAGAAGCTTTCCAAGAGTGGATTAAGAGTATGAATGATGGCGATGAATCCAAAGTAGCATCGGCTAAGGTTCTTGCTCTTCTGAATAACTACGAAGGAGACAATGGTCTTCTCAAAGATATCTACGCTCGTAAAGATCAATTCGTTAAAAAATCACAATGGATCGTCGGTGGAGATGGCTGGGCTTATGATATCGGTTACGGCGGTTTAGACCATGTTCTTGCTTCAGGCGATGATGTGAATATTCTTGTTATGGATACTGAAGTATATTCCAACACCGGCGGACAATCCTCTAAAGCAACACCACGTGCTGCTGTAGCTAAGTTCGCTGCTGCTGGTAAGAAGATCCGCAAAAAAGACCTGGGTATGATGGCTATGAGTTATGGTTATGTTTATGTCGCCCAAATTGCAATTGGGGCAAACATGGCTCAAGCGCTTAAAGCGATTAAAGAAGCAGAAGCATACAAGGGACCTTCACTTATTATTGCTTATGCACCTTGTATTAACCATGGTCTTAAAGTAGGAATGTCTAAGAGCTTAAATGAATCTAAAAATGCCGTTGAATCGGGTTATTGGCATCTCTATCGCTTCAACCCGGATCTTGAAGATCAAGGTAAGAATCCATTCGCGTTGGATTCCAAAGAACCAACTAAACCTTTCCGTGACTTCATCATGGGCGAGGTTCGTTACACCTCCTTGCTGAAAACCTTCCCAGAAACTGCTGAGGAACTCTTTAACGGCGCTGAGAAGTATGCAAAGGTTCGTTATGACTCTTACAAACGTCTTGCAGATCAAAAGTGGGACTAA
- the dnaX gene encoding DNA polymerase III subunit gamma/tau: protein MAYLALYREWRPKNFSEMVGQEHVTKTLTNALKQEKIAHAYLFSGPRGTGKTTAAKVLAKALNCENPGGVEPCNQCSSCLSIDQGNAMEVLEIDAASNRGIDEIRELRENVRLSAGEGKYKVYIIDEVHMLTTEAFNALLKTLEEPPKRVVFILATTEVQKIPLTILSRVQRFEFHRIPLEQIETRLQEVCQSIDRTVLPEALKIIAQKSEGGLRDALSILDQCLLLDGDIGVEHVYQVLGMVGEEYSAQLLDILLTRDYAQALGLLTEGINQGRDPRQILKEFMEYLRQVLLYVSTHRVPFVAPQLKEKIVEQSEQAGMRLVLQWISILLHGESQLKYASNARLATEMLLVQMIYDTQEGTPSGSEELGRRLTLLEQEVRKLASGQPLQVTQVNPQQQGQISTKSPRNPSEEKRKVEPKVIAKAQSVERGQSGVSLELIQNKWPEVLDHVRKYKKSTHAFLMEGKPLDLKELKLFIIFKEGLSFHRDKVDQTENRETIEKVLQEFFGVPLHLQNMMESEWEKFKPEIDQEEEESNLVVKKAEDIFGADLVIVKQD from the coding sequence ATGGCCTATTTAGCGCTTTACCGTGAATGGCGCCCGAAAAACTTCAGCGAAATGGTGGGTCAGGAACATGTTACGAAGACCCTCACCAATGCTTTAAAACAAGAAAAAATTGCGCATGCCTATTTATTTAGCGGCCCTCGTGGAACGGGAAAAACGACTGCTGCCAAAGTACTAGCTAAAGCTTTAAATTGCGAGAATCCAGGTGGAGTTGAGCCTTGTAATCAGTGTTCCTCCTGTTTAAGTATTGATCAAGGAAATGCGATGGAAGTATTAGAAATCGATGCTGCTTCGAATCGAGGTATCGATGAAATACGCGAATTGCGTGAGAATGTTCGACTTAGTGCAGGTGAAGGAAAGTATAAAGTCTATATCATTGATGAAGTTCACATGTTAACGACGGAAGCTTTTAATGCTTTGCTCAAGACGTTAGAAGAACCGCCTAAGCGAGTCGTTTTCATATTGGCAACAACTGAAGTTCAAAAAATACCTTTAACAATCTTATCTCGGGTGCAACGCTTTGAATTTCACCGAATCCCCCTTGAACAGATTGAGACGCGATTGCAAGAAGTGTGTCAATCTATCGATCGTACCGTTTTGCCAGAAGCTTTGAAGATTATTGCTCAAAAATCTGAAGGAGGCTTACGCGATGCCTTAAGTATTCTCGATCAGTGCTTACTCCTTGATGGGGATATTGGGGTAGAACATGTCTATCAAGTCTTAGGGATGGTTGGAGAAGAATATAGTGCCCAACTTCTTGATATACTTCTGACTCGTGATTATGCTCAAGCATTAGGATTATTGACTGAAGGAATTAATCAAGGCCGTGATCCACGGCAGATATTGAAAGAATTTATGGAGTACTTACGTCAGGTTTTACTTTATGTTTCAACACATCGAGTTCCCTTTGTTGCTCCTCAACTCAAAGAAAAGATTGTTGAACAAAGTGAACAGGCAGGGATGAGACTTGTTCTGCAATGGATTAGTATTTTATTGCATGGAGAGAGTCAGCTTAAATATGCGTCAAATGCGCGACTTGCAACGGAAATGTTACTTGTTCAAATGATTTATGATACACAGGAGGGGACTCCTTCGGGTTCCGAGGAGTTAGGACGGCGATTAACCTTACTTGAACAAGAGGTTCGTAAGTTAGCTTCAGGACAGCCCCTTCAGGTTACACAAGTGAATCCTCAGCAACAAGGACAAATCTCTACAAAAAGTCCTCGTAATCCCTCTGAGGAAAAACGTAAAGTTGAACCAAAAGTGATTGCTAAGGCACAATCTGTGGAGAGGGGCCAAAGCGGGGTATCGCTTGAGCTTATTCAGAATAAGTGGCCAGAAGTTCTGGATCACGTTCGTAAATACAAAAAATCAACCCATGCCTTTTTAATGGAAGGAAAACCATTAGATTTAAAAGAGCTAAAACTGTTTATTATTTTCAAAGAGGGGTTATCATTTCACAGGGACAAGGTTGATCAAACAGAAAACCGAGAAACTATTGAAAAAGTATTGCAGGAATTTTTTGGAGTTCCCTTACATTTGCAAAATATGATGGAAAGTGAATGGGAAAAGTTCAAACCCGAGATAGATCAAGAGGAAGAGGAAAGTAACCTTGTTGTCAAAAAAGCTGAAGATATTTTTGGGGCAGATCTTGTAATTGTTAAACAGGATTAG